Part of the Periophthalmus magnuspinnatus isolate fPerMag1 chromosome 18, fPerMag1.2.pri, whole genome shotgun sequence genome is shown below.
cgcctcttcctcctcgctCTTTATATCCACATCGTCGAGGCTTAAGAAACTATCACAACTTGGCATTTCAGGGAGTGTTTCGTGGTCAAGACTAAACTGGACCGCGCTGCTGCCTGTACCGCTCGGACTGTCCATCTCCGTGTTGAAAGTGTCCCATCCCAAATTGGATTTCATCATGGCCCCCTGCTGGCAGACGGAGGGCGTGGTTTCAGGAGGGGGAGGGCTCAGTTTCGGTTTATCCGGGGGAGGAGCAAACGGGCTTTGGAAACTAAAAGCAGGTTCGCCGAGAGGAGTGAGGTGTCCCAATATGCTGTCGCTGAGTTTGGTTGAGCGCAGTCTCTCGGCTTTGTCCTCTTCAACCGCCTTTCGCCAGGAACTTTTGACATCCATGACTTTGgggagaaataaaacacaaattatacGTAGCATCGATAGAGAAATGTCGTAGAAAAAGATGAATTGTGACGTACTCAAGCTCTCAGGTGTTCGCGGCAGCTGCTTTCTGGTAGAAAAAGGGTCTCCGTGAATCGTGCTCAGAAGATCTTCCAAGTCCAGACCTTTGGCGTGGCCCGGTGTAGCGTCAGTTGTAGTTACTGCATCTgcaaactgacaaaacaaaaaacaaaatcataaacaAGTCTGACCAAAGACAAACATGGAGctcatttctcattcatttttcccataaacgTTACAAAAATCCATTAAAAGTTTCAAAGCTCAGGTATAATCAGCTATGTggcaattaaagctgcactacgtaactGCTAAAGAGGGTCCGCTACTTgctcgtcgccatggagatgtcatttctttgcatggaatgttcaacagtatggcattaaatacatCCGACTTGCATGTATTCGATTACAAGTGTTTTACAGCTCAAGAATTCCtagaaaaacattcttactgtacGCAAGCTcgcttctccatagatctgaccattAGCTTGTCTCCAGTGTCATAACCAAGTTTattttcatactgtggaataattgaggcaaagctgtaacatcttctcggagacgagcaggtggcgaaccctccaccagaaaagttacaaagtgcacctttaatagccACAAcctatagttttatttaaaatctgtttctgaaacttttaaaatgcaagattcagcAAAATGCATTAATAATTTAGCAGTTTATAATGTGCTTTTTGGGTTTTAAATGATCATGTTTAGtgagcatgtagctggttagcctccgcgatgcctttaaactcttaatatttggattttttgaaaCGTCTAACACATGGCTTGAGCGACGTACCTGATGCGCCAGATTTTCACACTCCAACTCAATTATTTCACTCTTCAATCTTCGTGGCGTGGCCTTGGAGACGTTTGATGCAGCGCTGGATTTCACAacctaaaaacacacaacacaagacatttttgtaaatcattttgttttaaatttatcatgaacacaaaaaaaaatcccaaatgcACCAACTTCAGACAGTGGAGCTGGTTCAGTCTTGGGCGGTGAGGGGCCTTCAAACAGCCAGTCTAAAGAAGTATTTCCCCGAGATGAGGCTTCGGTCGGCGGCGCAGGGACGTCGTTTTCACCCAAGTCCGAACGAATATTACTTCAAAAGAATAATCATGATTAGAGAGAAGTCAAACCGTTCTGTTAATACAATCCGCCATCTTTGAATTTTAACTGTCTGCCCCGTATCTGTCCGTGACGATTTCTCTTAATTCGCCCCGGTCATCAGAGAGCAGGTTTGTTATAGGGAGGAGTAGTGACGGACAGAGCACCACTTTGCACTGTCCAAGTATCTACCTCCCATCGccacataacatttttaaccaaTCACCAATTTATTAAAGCAGACCCATcgtgcaaaatcgacttttcagagcgtttatCCTACTCATTTACtctttgtttttggagtgattcgtgcatgtttgagcaatctttaatcacttattttgtCTGTGAACTCTCCTTTTCACTGAGACCAGTACAATCTTCATTCCccaattttcttaatcggtgatacattTAGGACAATTGATGGCTTTCTTTTATGGTTAGCTTTTtatcaagttgttttagatcaatattgtgttttaaaatgtgcaaattataacaatgatccatggatatcgtagattataactatcgAGCACAATACGTCTGCTTTAGTGTTTACCTTTTAGTCATTGGCAGCTTGGTAACCAGTTCATTTCTTGGCTTTTCCAGTGGTTTATCtgccaaacacaaaaaaaagtaagGAGAGTTCGTACAACCAAACGATTGTGTGGAAAAGTAACGTTATAAAACTCACCAAGTAGTTTTGCAGGATACTGGGTGAATATGCTACTTTTAAAACTTGCTTCTGGAGCAGGTTCGAAAGACAGTGGAGCCATTGGCGACAAAAAGCCAAGAGCCTAAACAAAACCAAGGCTCATTTCAGAACAGCAAGTTGTAAAATGGGGTTAGACAAGATAAAAAGCAAAAACTCTCTAGAGCAGGGgagtcaaactcaatttcaccgagagccacatcagcaaaagggttcgtctcaaatttgcaaagataaaaTATGTCTGCAACTGTGTAACTCCTAATACACTGAcattaagacagtcatacatttaaatttaccttgttgagggccacataaaatgacatggtgggccgcatttagcccctgggccttgagtttgacacatgtgctctagagtattttaacatgtgaaaATGCAAGCATAGGGAACATTACTTGAGCCTGCCCCCCACCAGCcacttttaattcattttaaattaaatttgtgttacttttattaatttattttgtattattatagcttttattacatatatttgtattatatattgattttattttattatcctgtcttgattttttttttgttaactttttatttttcctttttttttttttacactttactattttttattttatagtgattttattttgcatttttcccCCAATTAACCTTATGTGTCATCAGTGAAGGTCAAtataaaggatttttttttaaaaatactcaCGGGATCTTCATTCAGAAAAGCCATCAGTGGCGTAGTTCGAAGAACATCACTCCACTTCCTGTCCCACTCCAGCTCCAACTCTCTAATGGCCGCCTTGACTTCAGGAACCTCTTCTTTTGAGATTTTTTGCCTACACAGACGACAAAACCCTTTATATCCCAGACTTAAACATGAGTTGTTGTTAAGATGGATGTATTTTACCTAATGAGGTGGAGCTCCTGCAGAACGCGGCTCATTCGCTGACATTTTTCTTGCAGCTGTTCAGGTACGAGGAGCGTTTTAGGCCAAGGGGAAACTTTAGCCTTTTCTTCCTTCAACAGCTGCAGCGCGTGGTTCGTCAGCTCGAGCACACTCAGGAGGTTCAGCTGCCCGGCTTCATAGACATTCCCAGAACTCAACTAACAGACAGAAAAGTGGACAAAACTTACCAAATGTGTAGACAAACGCAAGGGTGACGCCATTTTAGTTTCAGGTTCATGATAAACTACCGGATGAGGAAGCTGCTCGATCCTTTCCAACAAACTGGGGGAGATTTTGAGAGCCTTTTCGGTCCCATCGAGTGTGTATTGATCGACATCTCCTTTTAAGACGCACTGCACTGAATGACGCTCCTCTTGGGTCGATGAAACAATTCCTTCAATGGTTGACCACAAGGCACGCAcctaaaagcaaaaacattttattatttttgatttttaaaaattttattaaacatatttttatttatttaattaaatttattattttgtatattttttactattttatttatgattgattttgtttgatttatttatttttatttttttttttaaacataatgtCAAGTAATAAAACGTGCTTACCTTTCTGGCCTTTTCAACAAGAGAAGCTTGGTCTGGCACAGTGTCATCGCTGTATCGCCTGCAcaaaccataaaaaaaaaaaaagaaacttacCAAAATCTACAAACACAACATCGATTCAAAAGCCGTATAGACAAAAGGACCACATACTTGAGCAGCTCATCGTACTTCGCGCCTTCAGCCTGAGTTTCCCTCACAGACTTAACCAGGGCCCTATAACAGAACAAAGAGGAACAAAAACAGGTGATTTCAATTACACTGATCACAGACACAGTTCTTCATTCATTGTGGATGCATTGAACAGGTGCACTTAAAGCAACACCAAAATCTAAAGAGGAGATCCTGACTCCCTTGGAAATGGGAGCCAGGATCAACCAGAATATTTAAGTACTGTTCAATACAAGTTACATCATATGCGCAGTATTGCATTGTAGCACTTCAAATCACTACTAAAAACTTtacaaacaataagaaaacagtAGAAGTggagtaaagtgtctttgagtgtccaaaaaaccCCACTATCATTTCAATATAATAGTCTTAAAataattgtctaaataaaatgcGGTGCTTGAGTTCACTTTTTTGTATGACAGATATGTACTAGACTTTATCAGTGCTTTGTGTCCTGAGCCGAAAGCAGTGAACAAACATAGGGCAGCACGCAGGGAAACGTTCTGCAAGAGGAATCCACAGCGCCCGAAAGGAAACATGTAAACTCCCTAAAAAAAGACTCCACTGGCTCCTGtgactcagagaatagactttaaagcaacaAGTACAAGTCTCCAAAGTACATCGCCCATaagttagtgccacatgaaccatctcacactctgagaacttcagggactggtccagtcctggtctccTGCTgttcccagagtcaggactgaacaCGGGGAATCGGCATTTGAGTTTTATGATgccaaaacctggaacattctttctgaagatgtgagacaggcctctactttgacaatgtttaaatccagagtCCAAAAGgttctgtgcatatgactgaaaggtttttattctgcacttttctcatttaatattagttttatgaatattatttatgtttgatttgttgtattgtgattttaatgtctcttattctgtaaagcactttgaaatactttgtgtaccagttgtgctgttcaaataaacttgccttttctTGCCTTAGTTGTGAGCTCTACAATCACATCTACATGAGACAGCAccaacagtttttgtttttttttgcagtctCCAGTCCTCCACAGTTTATCCCTCCCTCAGTGCAGCACTTTTGAAGTAGCTTTGTTTGTTAAATGTGCTACAGAAATAAACTAGATGGGACATTAAACCAATACACTCTTAG
Proteins encoded:
- the haus6 gene encoding HAUS augmin-like complex subunit 6 isoform X2, which produces MQKRNGKYLWFAILGLGFNPETEISNLAIKSSTKHINLGPTMFDKPNKDAFYIVTHFLLEKLNPTRFNELYRHCWPVLNHKADAEFRKVTCAWLREIMDETANAGSKVQPSLFLSPGGPKFVTLMLHLSNHVMLQEMKTFNTDGSWVPEAAAFPASSVDMAMKRLNLIRARFMKTAVDQDRFLHEYQRRAQALVKSVRETQAEGAKYDELLKRYSDDTVPDQASLVEKARKVRALWSTIEGIVSSTQEERHSVQCVLKGDVDQYTLDGTEKALKISPSLLERIEQLPHPLSSGNVYEAGQLNLLSVLELTNHALQLLKEEKAKVSPWPKTLLVPEQLQEKCQRMSRVLQELHLIRQKISKEEVPEVKAAIRELELEWDRKWSDVLRTTPLMAFLNEDPALGFLSPMAPLSFEPAPEASFKSSIFTQYPAKLLDKPLEKPRNELVTKLPMTKSNIRSDLGENDVPAPPTEASSRGNTSLDWLFEGPSPPKTEPAPLSEVVKSSAASNVSKATPRRLKSEIIELECENLAHQFADAVTTTDATPGHAKGLDLEDLLSTIHGDPFSTRKQLPRTPESLIMDVKSSWRKAVEEDKAERLRSTKLSDSILGHLTPLGEPAFSFQSPFAPPPDKPKLSPPPPETTPSVCQQGAMMKSNLGWDTFNTEMDSPSGTGSSAVQFSLDHETLPEMPSCDSFLSLDDVDIKSEEEEASPDEQTGLKRSENLFAGQINQPDTNLLSPELPTLDRDWAVDPVKSDKTGDKKFSLDFDTLGSPSTPTQEYSLPKLITFSPIDDMSTS
- the haus6 gene encoding HAUS augmin-like complex subunit 6 isoform X1, which produces MENTAAMQKRNGKYLWFAILGLGFNPETEISNLAIKSSTKHINLGPTMFDKPNKDAFYIVTHFLLEKLNPTRFNELYRHCWPVLNHKADAEFRKVTCAWLREIMDETANAGSKVQPSLFLSPGGPKFVTLMLHLSNHVMLQEMKTFNTDGSWVPEAAAFPASSVDMAMKRLNLIRARFMKTAVDQDRFLHEYQRRAQALVKSVRETQAEGAKYDELLKRYSDDTVPDQASLVEKARKVRALWSTIEGIVSSTQEERHSVQCVLKGDVDQYTLDGTEKALKISPSLLERIEQLPHPLSSGNVYEAGQLNLLSVLELTNHALQLLKEEKAKVSPWPKTLLVPEQLQEKCQRMSRVLQELHLIRQKISKEEVPEVKAAIRELELEWDRKWSDVLRTTPLMAFLNEDPALGFLSPMAPLSFEPAPEASFKSSIFTQYPAKLLDKPLEKPRNELVTKLPMTKSNIRSDLGENDVPAPPTEASSRGNTSLDWLFEGPSPPKTEPAPLSEVVKSSAASNVSKATPRRLKSEIIELECENLAHQFADAVTTTDATPGHAKGLDLEDLLSTIHGDPFSTRKQLPRTPESLIMDVKSSWRKAVEEDKAERLRSTKLSDSILGHLTPLGEPAFSFQSPFAPPPDKPKLSPPPPETTPSVCQQGAMMKSNLGWDTFNTEMDSPSGTGSSAVQFSLDHETLPEMPSCDSFLSLDDVDIKSEEEEASPDEQTGLKRSENLFAGQINQPDTNLLSPELPTLDRDWAVDPVKSDKTGDKKFSLDFDTLGSPSTPTQEYSLPKLITFSPIDDMSTS